A DNA window from Anastrepha ludens isolate Willacy chromosome 6, idAnaLude1.1, whole genome shotgun sequence contains the following coding sequences:
- the LOC128865952 gene encoding piggyBac transposable element-derived protein 4-like — protein sequence MSSRYNLRSLEDVSRIITQRRDAEYDDIDSDNEENYTNEESNTESEYDASEIEEIEDDDPVESVEDPDVPPPSKRLRSGSGLSAEQSSSASSKRGRRRSIVSGKNGHKWFTTPRERVTNRAPFGSFIPGPVGIAKEAKTAYETWNLFFDDVILSKILQHTNEEIHRYTEEREIDCTKDILYKPVDMIELKAFIGLMYFSGLQKTNMTSSDDLWDTKYGSIFYKATMSQKRFCTILRFLRYDDKATRPTRVVNDKFAAIRGIWEIFIEKCKTLYNPASYCTIDEQLLSFRGRCPFKVYNGSKPDKYGMKIVMLNDSRTFYMVNAIPYVGKKHHVRQLVFVDRNFRQDAGAQHYNGWDAQKE from the exons ATGTCTTCGCGTTACAATTTGAGGTCTCTCGAAGACGTTTCTCGAATAATAACGCAAAGACGAGACGCTGAATATGATGACATCGATAGCGataatgaagaaaattataCGAATGAGGAAAGTAATACCGAGTCGGAGTACGATGCCAGCGAGATAGAGGAAATCGAGGACGATGACCCTGTTGag TCTGTAGAAGATCCAGATGTTCCTCCTCCATCAAAACGCTTGAGATCGGGCTCTGGTTTATCGGCGGAACAGAGCTCAAGTGCGAGCAGTAAACGTGGCCGGAGGAGGAGTATCGTCTCCGGTAAGAACGGGCATAAATGGTTTACCACTCCTCGCGAGCGGGTAACAAACAGAGCACCCTTCGGTTCATTTATCCCTGGCCCTGTTGGGATTGCAAAAGAGGCAAAGACGGCGTATGAGACGTGGAATTTGTTTTTCGATGACGTCATTCTTTCAAAAATCTTGCAGCATACCAACGAGGAAATTCATCGTTACACAGAAGAACGGGAAATCGACTGCACGAAGGATATTCTGTACAAGCCCGTTGACATGATTGAACTGAAAGCTTTTATCGGCTTGATGTACTTTTCTGGTCTCcaaaaaacgaatatgacctctTCTGATGATTTGTGGGATACGAAGTACGGCTCCATTTTTTACAAAGCCACAATGTCACAGAAAAGATTTTGCACTATCCTTCGGTTTCTCCGATACGACGATAAAGCTACCCGGCCGACTCGTGTCGTAAATGATAAATTCGCAGCCATACGAGGAATTTGGGAAATCTTCATCGAAAAGTGCAAAACTCTCTACAATCCGGCGTCATATTGCACTATAGACGAACAACTGTTATCCTTTCGTGGGCGCTGCCCTTTCAAGGTCTACAACGGAAGCAAACCCGATAAATATGGGATGAAAATTGTCATGCTGAACGACTCAAGGACATTCTATATGGTGAATGCAATCCCATATGTTGGCAAA AAACATCACGTGCGACAATTGGTTTTCGTCGATCGAAATTTTCGACAAGATGCTGGAGCACAACATTACAATGGTTGGGACGCtcagaaagaataa